CCGCTGTCAAACTGCGTCAACTCCAATATCGACACGGTGGGGGTGCTCACGCAGTACCAGCCCCATGAGTTGAACGCCTACATCGGGGCGGGCCTGCCGTGGGATCTTGACCGGCTGGAGGGCGGCGTGCGCGTGCTGCCCCCCTATGTCAAGGGCAAGGGCGGCGAGTGGTACAAGGGTACGGCCAACGCCATCTACCAGAACATGGGGTTCATCGAGACATACGATCCCGAATATGTGCTGATCCTGTCGGGCGATCACATCTACAAGATGGACTATTCGCAGATGATCAACCAGCACCGCCGGACACAGGCCGATTGCACAATAGCGGTCATCGAGGTGCCGCCGGCCGAGGCCTGCCGGTTTGGGATCCTAAACGCCGCCGACGACGGCGTGATCCTCGACTTCGAGGAAAAACCCAAGAAGCCGAAGAGCAACTTGGCGTCGATGGGCATCTATGTGTTCACTTGGAGCAAACTGCGCGCCTATCTGCTCGAGGACAACAACAATCCAAAGTCCCGCAACGACTTCGGCGCCAACATCATCCCGATGATGATAGGCGCCGGCGAGCGGATGTTGATTCATCGCTTCCGGGGTTACTGGAAGGACGTCGGCACGATCGAGAGTCTCTGGGAGGCCAACATGGACATGCTGGCCTCCAACAGCGAGCTGGACATCTTCGACCGCGCGTGGCCCATTTACAGCGGGGCCAAATCCGCGCCGCCTCACTTCGTCGGCGAGAGTGCCCGCGTCACCCACTCGCTGCTCACAGAGGGGTGCGAGATCTACGGAGAAGTGGAAAATTCTGTAATATTCACCGACGTGGTCATTCAGTCCGGGGCGTTTGTCAAGTATTCAATTGTGATGCCGGGCGCGGTCATTGAAAAGGAAGCCGTGGTGGAATACGCCATCATCGCCGAGGGGGCGCGCGTCGGACGGGGCGCGCGCATCGGAGCCGACCCCAGCGCGGTTTCGGTGGCGGACTGGGGCGTCACGGTGGTGGCCCCGGGGGTTACGGTCGGGCCGAACGTCGTGGTCAAGACCCGCGAGATGGTCGGGGCGGACAAACTGACGCAGGAGGCGGACAAGACCCCGCCCCCGGCCGGGAAAAAAGGGGGCAGAGCATGAACGATATGCACGGGCTCATCTTCGCCTACGCGGGGGGGCCCCATATCAAAGAACTGACGGAGCATCGCACGGTCTCGTCCCTCCCCTTCGGAGGCCGGTACCGCGCCATCGACTTTATGCTGTCGAACATGATCAACGCCGACATCGTCAATGTGGGCGTCATCATGCGCGAAAACTACCAGTCGCTGCTCGACCATCTGGGTTCGGGCAAGGACTGGGACCTCGCTCGCAAGCGCGGCGGTCTCAAGCTCCTGCCGCCGT
This sequence is a window from Oscillospiraceae bacterium. Protein-coding genes within it:
- a CDS encoding glucose-1-phosphate adenylyltransferase; protein product: MRRKECVAMLLAGGQGSRLYVLTTNVAKPAVPFGGKYRIIDFPLSNCVNSNIDTVGVLTQYQPHELNAYIGAGLPWDLDRLEGGVRVLPPYVKGKGGEWYKGTANAIYQNMGFIETYDPEYVLILSGDHIYKMDYSQMINQHRRTQADCTIAVIEVPPAEACRFGILNAADDGVILDFEEKPKKPKSNLASMGIYVFTWSKLRAYLLEDNNNPKSRNDFGANIIPMMIGAGERMLIHRFRGYWKDVGTIESLWEANMDMLASNSELDIFDRAWPIYSGAKSAPPHFVGESARVTHSLLTEGCEIYGEVENSVIFTDVVIQSGAFVKYSIVMPGAVIEKEAVVEYAIIAEGARVGRGARIGADPSAVSVADWGVTVVAPGVTVGPNVVVKTREMVGADKLTQEADKTPPPAGKKGGRA